A section of the Triticum dicoccoides isolate Atlit2015 ecotype Zavitan chromosome 7A, WEW_v2.0, whole genome shotgun sequence genome encodes:
- the LOC119331760 gene encoding uncharacterized protein LOC119331760 → MVHLRFTGASDSRSSRSRETIGDVIHGKAITTKLSLPKIRTIIKKLTPRQRDLVRARGFGTMLDINCSQLPRDLGVRLAIWFDCDSRTVNVPNVGSFEINPFTVHQILGIPLGRRLIDKIATSEARRVIAEDTGIHSTGPSISHLMKLLSDDLPDEKFLRIFMLILLSTFLCPTSHSCASPDYFNGIVETDDIASYDWCSFALDWLVEKIRQFQISLSKPTMKGKEQSISLGGCLMIPLVMFFDYLDLKGTKIRNCIPRLPAWDDKAISAFDNINFAQLKFKDITKTCFMEKPSCTPSSHSLPNGVAQFIDGLIPSDDDFRAKMKEMCAEFYKTSMDACLNALQPVLAKQMCTMVETIQNQVNNRASSSSAPPVNELTCKECNSQKCTMRDGVSATPLQTVIDAEFHNPSVGPALGTVESTGGGDIFHYDPTDEDVVNVLLQLRHHGGSVMRDTPFGALVADQAVAMSSEQDFGTEDPPSAGTEGGHPESNQISAAECSRASKRHIDLAAYIDSESESSRPLKIQKTRNSACGDK, encoded by the exons ATGGTGCATCTAAGATTTACTGGTGCGTCCGATAGTCGCTCAAGCAGATCACGAGAGACTATAGGTGATGTGATACATGGCAAG GCCATCACCACAAAGTTATCTCTTCCAAAAATCCGGACTATCATTAAGAAGTTGACTCCTAGACAGAGGGACTTGGTCAGGGCTCGCGGATTTGGAACAATGCTGGATATTAATTGCTCTCAGTTGCCAAGGGATTTGGGAGTTCGCCTAGCGATCTGGTTTGATTGTGACAGTCGaactgtaaatgttccaaatgttggcAGCTTTGAGATAAACCCTTTCACAGTCCACCAGATTCTTGGCATACCGTTGGGTCGCCGGTTAATTGACAAGATAGCAACAAGTGAGGCCAGGAGGGTCATTGCTGAAGACACCGGAATACATTCTACTGGGCCTAGCATTTCACACTTGATGAAGTTATTGTCCGATGACCTCCCCGATGAGAAGTTCCTTAGAATCTTCATGCTCATTTTATTGTCAACCTTCCTGTGTCCAACCAGCCACTCCTGTGCGAGCCCAGACTACTTCAATGGCATTGTTGAGACTGATGATATCGCCAGCTATGACTGGTGCAGCTTTGCATTAGACTGGTTAGTGGAAAAGATCAGACAGTTTCAGATCTCCTTGTCCAAGCCAACCATGAAAGGTAAAGAGCAGTCTATCTCTCTTGGAGGATGCTTGATGATTCCTTTG GTAATGTTCTTTGATTATCTCGATCTAAAAGGAACAAAGATTCGCAACTGCATCCCACGGTTACCAGCTTGGGATGATAAAGCCATCAGCGCGTTTGACAATATAAATTTTGCACAACTAAAG TTCAAAGACATAACTAAAACATGTTTCATGGAAAAGCCATCATGTACTCCATCGTCTCATTCTTTGCCAAATGGAGTTGCTCAGTTCATCGACGGACTTATCCCATCTGATGATGAT TTCAGGGCAAAGATGAAGGAGATGTGCGCCGAATTTTACAAGACGTCAATGGATGCATGCCTTAATGCACTACAGCCTGTCCTTGCAAAGCAGATGTGCACAATGGTTGAAACTATTCAGAACCAGGTCAATAACAGAGCTTCATCATCTTCAGCACCACCAGTCAATGAACTCACCTGCAAGGAATGTAACTCACAGAAATGCACAATGCGGGATGGTGTATccgccacaccgctccaaacagttATAGATGCAGAGTTTCACAATCCTTCAGTGGGTCCAGCACTGGGTACGGTAGAGAGCACTGGTGGTGGTGATATATTTCATTACGACCCAACTGATGAAGATGTGGTTAATGTCCTGCTGCAATTACGCCACCATGGAGGATCTGTTATGAGGGATACACCTTTTGGTGCCCTCGTCGCTGACCAAGCTGTTGCCATGTCaagtgaacaagattttggtacggaGGATCCGCCGTCAGCTGGTACTGAAGGTGGACACCCAGAAAGCAATCAAATTTCTGCTGCTGAATGCTCCAGGGCCTCCAAGAGGCACATTGACCTCGCTGCTTACATTGATTCTGAATCTGAATCCTCTAGGCCCCTGAAAATTCAGAAAACCAGAAATTCAGCTTGCGGAGACAAATAG